The Pseudomonas berkeleyensis genome includes a region encoding these proteins:
- a CDS encoding response regulator, whose protein sequence is MTAPFDLLLIDDHPMLRRGLAELFESSGEFRVIGSVSSGSEGISLARDLNPAMVVLDLHMPGLDGLATLEWFKRDLPEVNVVVLTASAARDDVLAALRAGADGYLLKDSEPEALLAAVSACAHGQGRLDPALSVLLASSLREREAAMEAERVELTERERQTLALIAEGFSNKLIARQLGISDGTVKVYVKHLLSKLNLRSRLELAAWAHRSGLPEGNGGCR, encoded by the coding sequence ATGACTGCCCCGTTCGACCTGCTGCTGATTGATGATCACCCGATGCTCCGTCGCGGCCTGGCAGAGCTGTTCGAATCCAGTGGCGAGTTTCGTGTGATCGGCAGCGTTTCCAGCGGTAGCGAAGGCATCAGCCTGGCGCGCGATTTGAATCCTGCGATGGTGGTGCTCGACCTGCATATGCCTGGGCTCGACGGCCTGGCCACGCTGGAATGGTTCAAGCGTGATCTGCCCGAGGTGAACGTGGTGGTGCTGACGGCTTCGGCCGCGCGCGACGATGTGCTCGCCGCTCTGCGTGCTGGCGCCGATGGCTACCTGCTCAAGGACAGCGAGCCGGAAGCCCTGCTGGCCGCAGTGAGTGCCTGCGCGCATGGCCAGGGCCGGCTCGATCCGGCGCTGTCGGTATTGCTCGCCAGCAGCCTGCGCGAGCGCGAGGCGGCCATGGAGGCCGAGCGCGTGGAGTTGACCGAGCGTGAGCGGCAGACCCTGGCGCTGATCGCCGAGGGCTTCAGCAACAAGCTGATCGCCCGCCAGTTGGGCATCAGCGACGGCACGGTGAAGGTGTATGTGAAGCATCTGCTGAGCAAGCTCAACCTGCGTTCGCGCCTGGAACTGGCGGCCTGGGCGCATCGCAGCGGCCTGCCCGAGGGCAATGGAGGGTGTCGATGA
- a CDS encoding AzlC family ABC transporter permease encodes MSRYQEFTQGARDMLPMLLGAMPFGIIFGSLAGAAGLDPWQTQGMSLLVFAGSAQFIAISLLTGGAGIAVVLLTTLVVNLRHALYSASLQPYVCHLPKRWRMPLAFWLTDEAYAVVVQRYARGDSEPYRHWYFLGAALAMYCNWQLCTLVGVLFGQAVPNIGEWGLDFAMLATFIGIVVPMLRNQPQVAAALVAAAVALACHPLPYKLGLMAAAASGIVVGVWLERRKPVLQEELV; translated from the coding sequence ATGTCCCGTTATCAAGAATTCACCCAGGGCGCCCGCGATATGCTGCCGATGCTGCTCGGCGCCATGCCCTTCGGCATCATTTTCGGCAGCCTGGCTGGCGCCGCCGGGCTCGATCCCTGGCAGACGCAAGGTATGTCACTACTGGTATTCGCCGGTTCGGCGCAGTTCATCGCCATCAGCTTGCTGACCGGCGGCGCGGGTATCGCCGTGGTGCTGCTGACCACCTTGGTGGTCAACCTGCGTCATGCGCTGTATAGCGCCAGCTTGCAGCCCTACGTGTGCCACCTGCCCAAGCGCTGGCGCATGCCGTTGGCCTTCTGGCTCACCGACGAGGCCTACGCGGTGGTGGTGCAACGCTATGCGCGCGGCGATAGCGAGCCCTATCGGCACTGGTATTTTCTCGGTGCGGCACTGGCGATGTACTGCAACTGGCAGCTGTGCACGCTGGTCGGCGTACTGTTCGGCCAGGCCGTGCCGAACATCGGGGAATGGGGGTTGGATTTCGCCATGCTGGCAACCTTCATCGGTATTGTCGTGCCCATGCTGCGCAACCAGCCGCAGGTCGCTGCGGCCCTGGTCGCGGCTGCTGTCGCGCTGGCTTGTCATCCATTGCCGTACAAGCTCGGGCTGATGGCGGCGGCGGCCAGTGGCATCGTGGTCGGCGTATGGCTGGAGCGGCGCAAGCCGGTCTTGCAGGAGGAACTGGTCTGA
- a CDS encoding putative glycolipid-binding domain-containing protein codes for MQQTLVWKPWYTAGVETLRLSQDANGIHATSHLMQVIKGNSIVANYLIDCDIRWRFRRLWLKVDNHGQRSLCLHRDLRGNWLLDGQPRPDLLDCQHVMLSASPFTHTPPLQRSALETGQSDEMQVAYIDMLSLKIEPRRQRYQCLRRRPGETLYRSQVEGNPQTELSVDDQALLLKANEHYLRLSQRDLKVSALV; via the coding sequence ATGCAGCAGACCCTGGTATGGAAACCCTGGTACACCGCCGGCGTGGAAACGCTGCGCCTGAGCCAGGATGCCAACGGCATTCACGCTACCAGCCATCTCATGCAGGTCATCAAGGGCAACAGCATCGTTGCCAACTACCTGATCGATTGCGATATACGCTGGCGCTTCCGCCGCCTCTGGCTCAAGGTGGACAACCACGGCCAGCGCAGCCTGTGCCTGCACCGTGATCTGCGCGGCAACTGGCTGCTCGACGGCCAACCTCGCCCCGACCTGCTCGACTGCCAGCACGTCATGCTGTCGGCCTCGCCCTTCACCCATACCCCACCACTGCAACGCAGCGCGCTGGAGACCGGGCAGAGCGATGAAATGCAGGTCGCCTATATCGACATGCTCAGCCTCAAGATCGAACCGCGTCGGCAGCGCTACCAGTGTCTACGCCGCCGCCCCGGTGAAACGCTCTACCGCAGCCAGGTCGAGGGCAACCCGCAGACCGAGTTGAGCGTCGACGACCAGGCCCTGCTGCTCAAGGCCAACGAACACTACCTGCGCCTGAGCCAGCGTGATCTGAAAGTCAGCGCGCTGGTGTAA
- a CDS encoding PAS domain-containing protein encodes MSGWRRLRNAFSGGSRSVDFDALPIALIHLDGTGLIRQANRGWELLSGYRLRDCPQAEHSQFLHIEDRPVWQLGLHSLRDLGTPWVGSLRYMNRTGELRWVEIRLARHGDGFVASLADISAQIPEHQQLQARHRSLSNLLDGLPLMVYRCRNNRNWSMEYVSAGCLELTGYAAQRLVDSQSLTFNGLIHPADRERVWRGVQEALRESRPFAFDYRLLCADGSEKQVSERGRGIYSDLGDLLGLEGIVMERGAAPALLRDVAAGF; translated from the coding sequence ATGAGTGGCTGGCGCCGTTTGCGCAATGCGTTTAGTGGTGGCAGCCGGTCGGTGGATTTCGATGCGCTGCCGATTGCGCTGATCCATCTGGATGGCACCGGGCTGATACGTCAGGCCAATCGCGGCTGGGAGCTGCTCAGTGGTTATCGGCTGCGCGATTGCCCGCAGGCCGAGCACAGCCAGTTTCTGCATATCGAAGATCGTCCCGTGTGGCAGCTTGGCCTGCACAGCCTGCGTGATTTGGGCACACCCTGGGTGGGCAGCCTGCGCTACATGAATCGCACGGGTGAATTGCGTTGGGTCGAGATTCGCCTGGCGCGGCACGGGGATGGCTTCGTCGCCAGCCTGGCCGATATCAGTGCGCAGATACCCGAGCATCAGCAGTTGCAGGCGCGCCATCGCAGCCTGAGCAATCTACTCGATGGCCTGCCGTTGATGGTCTATCGCTGCCGCAACAACCGTAACTGGAGCATGGAGTACGTCAGTGCGGGGTGTCTGGAGCTGACCGGCTATGCCGCGCAGCGTCTGGTCGACAGTCAGAGTCTGACCTTCAACGGGCTGATCCACCCGGCTGATCGTGAGCGGGTCTGGCGCGGCGTGCAGGAGGCGTTGCGCGAGTCACGGCCGTTCGCTTTCGACTATCGCCTACTGTGCGCCGATGGTAGCGAAAAGCAGGTCAGCGAGCGTGGCCGGGGCATCTATTCGGATCTGGGCGATCTGCTGGGACTCGAAGGCATCGTCATGGAGCGTGGTGCCGCACCGGCGCTGTTGCGGGACGTCGCCGCAGGCTTCTGA
- a CDS encoding ATP-binding protein, whose amino-acid sequence MIQLLLRTLLLERQPRPAAPSAYRQTLLELPLRLLQQGGGDGPLLELLPQLQQALQADHACLLLPQRTGPGWRALGERAACADCPEHAGELPLPGVVQLCRGCLQQGRFQALCGLQQEEGRSALLLVGFSGRPGIGQRNQLRDIARRLGEVLQAFAEDRRLRRRELSAERGVLARELHDSVAQQLGYLQIRSARLQSVLGDTRQAEVMLDDLRDTLRSVHRQVRELISSSRLTMDGRTLRQALEASVAEFARSSSCVFSLDNRLPGNCLPADSELQVLQIVREALANVVRHSHARQVRIRLWPTASGLEVEVCDDGIGLPEDLPDSGHFGLSIMRERAAAIGAELSVEALPKRSGTRVHLRWSRP is encoded by the coding sequence ATGATCCAGTTGCTGCTGCGCACCCTGCTGCTCGAGCGACAGCCTCGACCCGCTGCGCCATCGGCTTATCGGCAGACCTTGCTGGAGCTGCCGCTGCGTCTGTTGCAGCAGGGCGGCGGCGATGGGCCGTTGCTGGAGTTGCTGCCGCAGCTGCAGCAGGCGCTTCAGGCCGATCACGCCTGCCTGTTGCTGCCGCAACGCACAGGGCCGGGTTGGCGGGCGTTGGGCGAGAGAGCTGCCTGCGCGGACTGTCCCGAGCATGCCGGAGAGCTGCCGCTGCCCGGCGTAGTGCAGCTCTGCCGCGGCTGTCTGCAGCAGGGGCGCTTTCAGGCCTTGTGCGGTCTGCAGCAGGAGGAAGGCCGTAGCGCGCTGCTACTGGTGGGTTTCAGTGGCCGTCCGGGCATCGGCCAGCGCAACCAGTTACGCGATATCGCCCGGCGCCTGGGCGAGGTGCTGCAAGCTTTCGCGGAGGATCGCCGCCTGCGTCGTCGCGAGCTGAGCGCCGAGCGCGGTGTGCTGGCGCGTGAGCTGCACGACTCGGTGGCGCAGCAGCTCGGCTATCTGCAAATTCGTAGCGCGCGGCTGCAAAGCGTGCTGGGCGACACCAGGCAGGCCGAGGTGATGCTCGATGATCTGCGCGATACCTTGCGTTCTGTGCATCGCCAGGTGCGCGAACTGATCAGCAGCTCGCGTTTGACCATGGACGGCCGCACGCTGCGCCAGGCATTGGAAGCCTCGGTGGCAGAGTTCGCCCGCAGCAGTAGCTGCGTGTTCAGCCTGGACAACCGTCTACCCGGCAATTGCCTGCCTGCCGACAGCGAGTTGCAGGTGCTGCAGATCGTGCGTGAGGCGCTGGCCAATGTGGTGCGGCACTCGCATGCGCGGCAGGTGCGTATTCGCCTGTGGCCGACCGCCAGTGGCCTGGAAGTCGAAGTCTGCGACGACGGTATCGGTTTGCCGGAGGATTTGCCTGATAGCGGTCACTTCGGCCTGAGCATCATGCGCGAGCGTGCGGCTGCGATCGGCGCCGAGCTGAGTGTCGAGGCGCTGCCGAAACGTAGCGGCACACGGGTGCATCTGCGCTGGAGTCGGCCATGA
- a CDS encoding NAD(P)-binding domain-containing protein — MTTRIAIIGAGPCGLAQLRAFQSAAAKGAEIPELVCYEKQSDWGGMWNYTWRTGLDEHGEPVHGSMYRYLWSNGPKECLEFADYTFDEHFGRPMGSYPPREVLWDYIKGRVEKAGVRKYIQFNTAVRGVSFDETSGQFDVTVHSYDRDLTSTERFDYVVVASGHFSTPNVPYFEGFESFAGRVLHAHDFRDALEFKGKDVLIVGASYSAEDIGSQCYKYGARSITSCYRSAPMGYKWPENWEEKPLLTHVSGSTAFFADGTSKHIDAIVLCTGYKHHFPFLTEDLRLKTDNRLWPLNLYKGVFWENNPKLVYLGMQDQWYSFNMFDAQAWYARDVILGRIALPDQAAMHAEDLAWREEELTLKNAQEMFEFQGKYIQTLIDATDYPSFDIAAVNQTFLDWKHDKYDDIMGYRNKCHRSLMTGTLATPHHTSWLEALDDSLAAYLSDSPQTAIKAVG; from the coding sequence ATGACCACTCGCATCGCCATCATCGGCGCCGGCCCCTGCGGCCTGGCCCAGCTCCGTGCCTTCCAGTCCGCAGCCGCCAAAGGTGCAGAGATTCCCGAGCTGGTCTGCTACGAGAAGCAGAGCGATTGGGGCGGCATGTGGAACTACACCTGGCGCACCGGCCTCGACGAGCACGGCGAACCGGTGCACGGCAGCATGTACCGCTACCTGTGGTCGAACGGGCCGAAGGAGTGCCTGGAGTTCGCCGACTACACCTTCGACGAACACTTCGGCCGGCCGATGGGCTCCTATCCGCCGCGTGAAGTGCTGTGGGACTACATCAAGGGTCGCGTCGAAAAGGCCGGCGTGCGCAAGTACATCCAGTTCAACACTGCCGTGCGCGGGGTGAGTTTCGACGAGACCAGCGGCCAGTTCGACGTGACCGTACACAGCTATGACCGCGACCTGACCAGCACCGAGCGCTTCGACTACGTGGTGGTCGCCAGCGGCCACTTCTCCACGCCCAACGTGCCCTATTTCGAAGGATTCGAGAGCTTCGCCGGGCGCGTGCTGCATGCCCACGACTTCCGCGACGCGCTGGAATTCAAGGGCAAGGACGTACTGATCGTCGGCGCCAGCTACTCGGCCGAGGACATCGGCTCGCAGTGCTACAAATACGGCGCGCGCTCGATCACCAGTTGCTACCGCAGCGCGCCGATGGGCTACAAGTGGCCGGAAAACTGGGAGGAAAAACCGCTGCTCACGCACGTATCGGGCAGCACGGCCTTCTTCGCCGACGGCACCAGCAAGCACATCGACGCCATCGTCCTGTGCACCGGCTACAAGCATCACTTCCCCTTCCTCACCGAGGATCTGCGGCTCAAGACCGACAACCGCCTGTGGCCGCTGAACCTGTACAAGGGCGTGTTCTGGGAGAACAACCCCAAGCTGGTCTACCTCGGCATGCAGGATCAGTGGTACAGCTTCAACATGTTCGACGCCCAGGCCTGGTACGCCCGCGACGTTATCCTCGGGCGCATCGCCCTGCCCGACCAGGCCGCCATGCACGCCGAAGACCTGGCCTGGCGCGAGGAAGAACTGACGCTGAAGAACGCCCAGGAAATGTTCGAATTCCAGGGCAAGTACATCCAGACCCTGATCGACGCCACCGACTACCCGAGCTTCGATATCGCCGCCGTGAACCAGACCTTCCTCGACTGGAAGCACGACAAGTACGACGACATCATGGGTTACCGCAACAAGTGCCACCGCTCGCTGATGACCGGCACCCTGGCCACGCCACACCACACCAGTTGGCTCGAGGCGCTGGACGACTCGCTCGCCGCCTACCTTTCCGACTCGCCGCAGACAGCCATCAAAGCCGTGGGCTGA
- a CDS encoding DUF1989 domain-containing protein, with amino-acid sequence MQMPVISRPHEPALFARTPGMERHRVAPGGLTVVALEPGDRIEVIDIEGDQHAELLAFTEDGREALAALGLLSNPGADFIARLLSDGSRESQHVASGLLKRHIDSRHLPTAARLWPDGTPAGHQVKLQANATLLLIVAAPGGQTTVDSQQRASELRLIIQRANPSSLLIPTLPAPLGEVLDEFTISPGSARDYVVGAGQYIQVIDVAGRQCSDFVAFDRRGLDAGREIDLDPTVTRTLNGNAYPGPGLFSKFFDRDMQPMLEVLRDTVGRHDTFALACTARYYEAQGYFGHANCSDNISRALQGHGVQGRRGWPAINFFFNTGVDAHQQLTLDEPWSRPGDYVLLRAMNDLVCASSSCPDDIDPANGWNPTDIHIRVYSDKERFSIAMANRKTPDADPVLTRESGFHPGTSALTRHFIDYRGWWTPTQFDGYGTLAEYHACRERVAVMDLSALRKFEVLGPDAETLLNHCLTRDVRKLAVGQVVYSAMCYEHGGMLDDGTLLRLGADAFRWIGGEDFGGEWLRQQAEKLGMKVWIKSASEQIHNIAVQGPLSRELLQQMIWTPGTQPPLEELGWFRFLVGRLGDYNGVPLMVSRTGYTGELGYEIWCHPGDAMQVWQRLWQLGEPLGLAPLGLHALDMLRIEAGLIFAGYEFSDQTDPFEAGIGFCVPLKSKQDDFIGREALLRRKEHPMHHLVGLELEGNETAAHGDCVHVGRAQVGVITSATRSPVLGKNIALCRLAVDYCAPGTRVEIGKLDGQQKRIGATVAAGTVAYDPDKSRVRA; translated from the coding sequence ATGCAGATGCCCGTGATTTCCCGGCCACACGAGCCGGCACTATTCGCTCGAACACCTGGCATGGAGCGCCATCGCGTCGCCCCGGGCGGCCTGACGGTGGTCGCCCTGGAGCCCGGCGACCGTATCGAGGTGATCGATATCGAAGGCGACCAGCATGCCGAGCTGTTGGCTTTCACCGAAGACGGTCGTGAAGCGCTCGCGGCGCTCGGCCTGCTGTCCAACCCCGGCGCCGACTTCATCGCTCGTCTGCTCAGCGATGGCAGCCGCGAATCGCAGCACGTCGCCAGCGGTCTGCTTAAACGCCATATCGACTCTCGCCACCTGCCCACGGCCGCACGCCTATGGCCAGACGGCACGCCAGCTGGTCACCAGGTGAAACTACAGGCCAACGCAACCCTGCTGCTGATCGTTGCCGCCCCAGGCGGACAGACGACGGTGGACAGCCAGCAGCGCGCCAGCGAGTTGCGCCTGATCATCCAGCGCGCCAACCCGTCGAGCCTGCTGATTCCAACCCTACCGGCGCCGTTGGGTGAAGTGCTCGACGAGTTCACCATCAGTCCCGGCAGCGCACGCGACTATGTGGTCGGTGCCGGCCAGTACATCCAGGTGATCGACGTCGCCGGCCGGCAATGCTCGGACTTCGTCGCCTTCGACCGGCGCGGCCTCGATGCCGGCCGCGAGATCGACCTCGACCCCACCGTCACCCGCACCCTGAACGGCAACGCCTATCCCGGCCCCGGCCTGTTCAGCAAGTTCTTCGACCGCGACATGCAGCCGATGCTGGAGGTGCTGCGCGACACCGTCGGCCGCCATGACACCTTCGCCCTGGCCTGCACCGCGCGCTATTACGAGGCGCAGGGTTACTTCGGCCACGCCAACTGCAGCGACAACATCAGCCGCGCCCTGCAAGGCCATGGCGTGCAGGGCCGTCGCGGCTGGCCGGCGATCAACTTCTTCTTCAACACCGGGGTCGATGCGCACCAGCAGCTTACGCTGGACGAGCCCTGGTCGCGCCCCGGCGACTACGTGCTGCTGCGCGCCATGAACGATCTGGTGTGCGCCAGCAGTTCCTGCCCGGACGACATCGACCCGGCCAATGGCTGGAACCCCACCGACATCCACATTCGCGTGTATTCCGACAAGGAGCGCTTCAGTATCGCCATGGCCAACCGCAAAACGCCTGACGCCGACCCGGTGCTGACCCGCGAAAGCGGCTTCCACCCGGGCACCTCCGCCCTCACCCGCCACTTCATCGACTACCGCGGCTGGTGGACGCCGACCCAGTTCGACGGCTACGGCACACTCGCCGAATACCACGCCTGCCGCGAGCGGGTGGCAGTGATGGATCTGTCCGCCCTGCGCAAGTTCGAGGTGCTCGGCCCCGACGCCGAAACCCTGCTCAACCATTGCCTGACCCGCGACGTGCGCAAGCTGGCGGTCGGTCAGGTGGTGTACAGCGCCATGTGCTATGAGCACGGCGGCATGCTCGACGACGGCACCCTGCTGCGTCTTGGCGCGGACGCATTCCGCTGGATCGGCGGTGAGGACTTCGGCGGTGAATGGCTGCGCCAGCAGGCCGAGAAACTGGGCATGAAGGTGTGGATCAAGTCCGCCTCCGAGCAGATCCACAACATAGCCGTGCAGGGCCCGCTGAGCCGCGAACTGCTGCAGCAGATGATCTGGACACCAGGCACCCAGCCGCCGCTGGAGGAGCTGGGCTGGTTCCGCTTCCTGGTCGGCCGCCTGGGCGATTACAACGGCGTGCCACTGATGGTCTCGCGTACCGGCTACACCGGCGAGCTGGGCTATGAAATCTGGTGTCATCCAGGCGATGCCATGCAGGTCTGGCAACGCCTCTGGCAGCTCGGCGAACCACTCGGATTGGCGCCGCTCGGCCTGCATGCACTGGACATGCTGCGCATCGAGGCTGGGCTGATCTTCGCCGGCTACGAGTTCAGCGACCAGACCGATCCGTTCGAAGCCGGCATCGGATTCTGCGTACCGCTGAAGAGCAAGCAGGACGACTTCATCGGCCGTGAAGCACTGCTCCGACGCAAGGAGCACCCGATGCACCATCTGGTGGGCCTGGAGCTGGAAGGCAACGAGACGGCCGCTCATGGCGATTGCGTGCATGTCGGCCGCGCCCAGGTTGGAGTGATCACCAGCGCCACGCGCTCACCTGTGCTGGGCAAGAACATCGCCCTGTGCCGCCTGGCGGTCGATTACTGCGCGCCTGGCACCCGCGTGGAGATCGGCAAACTCGATGGGCAGCAGAAACGCATCGGCGCCACGGTCGCCGCCGGAACCGTGGCCTATGACCCGGACAAGAGCCGGGTCAGAGCCTGA
- a CDS encoding AzlD domain-containing protein: MDIWLLILGMLAITFITRYSLFAFPDLRFPPLIRQGLHYVPTAVLTAIVIPGMLLPDGQNWALSWDNAYLLAGLVAIAIAAFTRHLLATIGGGLLVFFLLRWAFGQLPI; encoded by the coding sequence ATGGATATCTGGTTGCTGATCCTGGGTATGCTGGCGATCACCTTTATCACCCGCTACAGCCTGTTCGCCTTCCCTGACCTGCGTTTTCCGCCGTTGATCCGGCAGGGACTGCACTACGTGCCGACCGCGGTGCTGACCGCCATCGTGATCCCCGGCATGCTGCTGCCCGACGGGCAGAACTGGGCGCTGAGCTGGGATAACGCCTATCTGTTGGCGGGGCTGGTTGCCATTGCCATCGCAGCTTTCACGCGGCATTTGCTGGCGACCATCGGTGGCGGCTTGCTGGTGTTCTTTCTGCTGCGTTGGGCGTTTGGGCAGTTGCCCATCTGA